Part of the Companilactobacillus zhachilii genome is shown below.
GCTGCTGGTGCTATCGACGCCGGTAAGACTAACTTGGATGAATTTGCTATGGGTTCATCAACTGAAACTTCATTCTATGGAACTTCAGTTAACCCTTGGGACTTCAGCCGTGTTCCTGGTGGTTCATCAGGTGGTTCTGCTGCTGCCGTTGCTGCGGGTGAAGTTGTCGCTGCATTGGGTACTGATACTGGTGGTTCAATTAGACAACCTGCTGCCTTTAACGGTATTTTTGGTATCAAGCCAACTTATGGTCGTGTTTCTCGTTGGGGTGTTATTGCATTTGCCTCAAGTCTTGATCAAGTTGGTGTTATGTCAAAACGTGTTGAAGATTCTGCAACTGTTCTTTCAGTAATTGCTGGTCATGACGAACACGATTCAACTAGTTCAGAAAAAGAAGTTCCTGATTACCGTGCTAACTTGAGTAAAGATATGCATGGTGTTAAGATTGCCGTTCCTAAGGAATTCTGGCATGAAGGAACACATCCAGACGTACTAGATAATGTTAATAAAGCTCTTGAAGCTTACAAGAAAATGGGCGCAACAGTTGAAGAAGTTAGTCTTCCAACTTTGAAGCATGCCGTTGAAGTTTATTATGTCTTGGCATCTAGTGAAGCTTCATCTAACCTTCAAAGATATGATGGTGTTAGATACGGTTACCGTGCTAAAGATGTTAAGAATATCAAAGATTTGTTTGTTAACTCACGTTCAGAAGGTTTCGGTGATGAAGTTAAGCGTCGTATCATGCTTGGTACCTTTGCTCTATCAGCTGGTGCTTATGATGCTTACTTTAAGAAAGCCGCTGAAGTTAGAACTATCTTTATTGAGGAAATGAATAACGTCTTAAAAGACTATGATTTAATTATGGGACCATCAACAACTACACCAGCCTTCAAGATTGGTGAAAAGGTTGACGATCCATTGGCAATGTACATGAACGATATTTTGACAATTCCTGCCAACTTAGCTGGACTTCCAGCTGCTTCAGTTCCTGCAGGTTTGGCTGACGGACTACCAGTTGGGTTACAAATTATCGGTAAACCATTTGCTGAACAAGATGTCTTCAATGCTGCATACGCATTACAAGAAGAAAATAAATTCTATGAACAAATACCAACTGCACTTAAGGGGGAAGACTAATGAATTTTGAAACAACTATCGGACTAGAAGTCCACGTTGAATTAAAGACTAAGTCCAAGATGTATAGTCCTTCACCAGTTGCTTATGGTGCTGAATCTAATATCAATACCAACGTTATTGACTTTGGTTTTCCAGGAACATTGCCAACTGTAAATAAGAATGCTTATCGTCTTGGTGTCATGGTTGGATTAGCTTTGAATGCTGATATTGAAAACCATACACACTTTGATCGTAAGAACTATTTCTACCCAGATAACCCTAAAGCTTACCAAATTACTCAACAAGATAAGCCATTGGGTCATGATGGTTACATTGAAATTGAAGTTGATGGCAAGAAGAAGAAAATCGGTATCGAAGAACTTCACGTTGAAGAAGATGCTGGTAAGAATACTCACGGTAACAATGGTTATTCATACGTCGATTTGAACCGTCAAGGTACACCATTGATTGAAATTGTTTCAAAACCTGATATGAAGTCTCCTGAGGAAGCTTACCAATACCTTGAAAATCTTCGTAAGATTATCCAATTTACTGGTGCATCTGATGTTAAGATGGAAGAAGGTTCAATGCGTGTTGATACCAACATTTCTATCCGTCCTGTTGGCTCAGATACTTATGGTACAAAGGTTGAGTTGAAGAACTTGAACTCATTTAACCACGTCCGTTTAGGTTTAGCTTATGAAGAAAAACGTCAAGCTGCTATCCTTAAACAAGGTGGTACGATTGGTCAAGAAACAAGACGTTTTGATGAAAAATCTGGTGAGACATTCTTAATGCGTGTTAAATCTGGTGCCGATGATTATCGTTACTTCCCAGAACCAGATTTACCAGATTACAACATTTCTCCAGATTGGATTGCAGAAATCAAAGCTAACTTGCCAGAATCAGCTGCTGCAAGACGTAATCGTTACATCAACGAATTAGGGATTCCTGAATATGATGCCGGTGTCTTAACAGATACTAAGGAAATGTCAGATTTCTTTGATGAAGCTGTTAGTTTCGATGCTAATCCAAAACTAGTTTCTAACTGGTTGATGGGTGAAGTTAATGCGTACTTG
Proteins encoded:
- the gatA gene encoding Asp-tRNA(Asn)/Glu-tRNA(Gln) amidotransferase subunit GatA → MDIKKETIASLHEKLVNKDITAEDLAAQTVENIKANEKQLNTFITVNEKAAEDAKKVDAEGINGPLAGIPIGIKDNIVTNGLKTTAASKILYNFMPVYSATVMEKLAAAGAIDAGKTNLDEFAMGSSTETSFYGTSVNPWDFSRVPGGSSGGSAAAVAAGEVVAALGTDTGGSIRQPAAFNGIFGIKPTYGRVSRWGVIAFASSLDQVGVMSKRVEDSATVLSVIAGHDEHDSTSSEKEVPDYRANLSKDMHGVKIAVPKEFWHEGTHPDVLDNVNKALEAYKKMGATVEEVSLPTLKHAVEVYYVLASSEASSNLQRYDGVRYGYRAKDVKNIKDLFVNSRSEGFGDEVKRRIMLGTFALSAGAYDAYFKKAAEVRTIFIEEMNNVLKDYDLIMGPSTTTPAFKIGEKVDDPLAMYMNDILTIPANLAGLPAASVPAGLADGLPVGLQIIGKPFAEQDVFNAAYALQEENKFYEQIPTALKGED
- the gatB gene encoding Asp-tRNA(Asn)/Glu-tRNA(Gln) amidotransferase subunit GatB; translation: MNFETTIGLEVHVELKTKSKMYSPSPVAYGAESNINTNVIDFGFPGTLPTVNKNAYRLGVMVGLALNADIENHTHFDRKNYFYPDNPKAYQITQQDKPLGHDGYIEIEVDGKKKKIGIEELHVEEDAGKNTHGNNGYSYVDLNRQGTPLIEIVSKPDMKSPEEAYQYLENLRKIIQFTGASDVKMEEGSMRVDTNISIRPVGSDTYGTKVELKNLNSFNHVRLGLAYEEKRQAAILKQGGTIGQETRRFDEKSGETFLMRVKSGADDYRYFPEPDLPDYNISPDWIAEIKANLPESAAARRNRYINELGIPEYDAGVLTDTKEMSDFFDEAVSFDANPKLVSNWLMGEVNAYLNEKKMDLLETKLTPEHLAKMINLISNGTISSKIAKKVFQETISNGTEPEEWVKSKGLVQESDPAVLKPMILEILDNNQQSIDDFKNGKDRAVGFLVGQIMKQTHGQANPKVVNKILMAELKSR